The following proteins are encoded in a genomic region of Periophthalmus magnuspinnatus isolate fPerMag1 chromosome 21, fPerMag1.2.pri, whole genome shotgun sequence:
- the ranbp2 gene encoding ranBP2-like and GRIP domain-containing protein 4 isoform X2 gives MRRSKIEVDRYVSSVQSSSPSLKEKPVKGFLFAKLYFEAKEYELAKRHVSEYLKIQERDPKAHKFLGQLYEREGNVSKAVGCYKRSVDLNPAQKDLVLKVAELLVSHEDCGSRAEFWVEKAAKLHPGSPAVFNLKERLLSRQGQPGWNCLFDLLQAELALRPGDSHVNVKIVQLFCQDGRLDEAVRHCLAAEKRVILRHSLDWNSVVVQTLKEYLAQPAVSGNEKMCRGLQSELLLSLCSLLRITLSNSGLQPCLDALKNFDQAMQELSSIAPRYADDLFDVFLEMKGHLYLYAATLLLKMAQERQQTWRAVVHLAALCYLLAYQAIRPKPKITKRDQAAPQFLELVASDRQSQAGHMLLNLSADPSILIHEVVEAFGNRSGQESLFELLFGPQASTASSFIANDNIQSLTAMVPESSHLAKCDNGSILLHGGDLQHLSWLGLQWTLMAQRADLRDWLQQLFPKLTLETSKLDANAPESICLLDLEVFVHGVVFCSHCQLQETARISAGVAQPQFEPRCLPLPLIRLLSTDRQREWWDAIYSLIHKRAAPSTSAKLRMIVQHGLNTLRAGQKHGLQPALAIHWAKVLSQTGDGINSYYDQKEYIGRSVHYWKVVLLLLDKIKHRRSIPEPLDPLFIHFPSKDIQISSVKQLEEEAQIGFATLLDIEGKTEEAIATLETINNISSIWHLAQIYQRLSEEASNGVEETQDRCIMFLRKFRAYLSKIYNANAEDIDKLPVSMEEVVDLLNDVNQQLGDSAEAMDEEEEKEPESRGPTHSSPAHANEISATISHIKFSTPSPNKSIVSPSKRHLISPKTPPHWVEDQKILLQMLCQQVEALKNEVHDLRQNASGAVSSPHQKLYSDSYGAEGLQESFTPVQSYHGAPLTVATTGPSVYYNQSPAYNSQYLLRTAANVTPTKGPMYGMNRMPPQQHMYAYQPPTHTPPLQAPPPCMYPPQEQVFGGPLRFESPATSLLSPYSEEYFAQQTAANPTLPEPGYFTKPTVVPAQPPKSIEGKPVDFGKLSFGQQGPTEVPKVPSFGTGVVTQSTPSPAFKFNSNFKSNDGDFTFSASQNKHSESLLGLLTSDLPAKAEDKPTTQDQPSAQSNIFTFGNKCTSGFSFVDSAQTVSTGNIFGKVDQPFKFGEVSKPVFGVPQQAAEDAKESESDNDSSHVEEDDDGPHFEPIVPLPDKVDVKTGEEDEEEIFCNRAKLFRFDNETKEWKERGIGNIKILKNNINGKVRLLMRREQVLKICANHYITTDMLLKPNSGSDKSWVWNAIDYADEEPKPEQLAIRFKTVDEAALFKSKFEEAQKSMQETQDEQSKKKEESSLTPHTDSLAAQFAPKEGEWRCDVCCITNKPAAVKCVACQTPNPNAKSTDDYALTETKSSPFSFKFGTDTTQSSISSSAGFPACNDSLAAQFASKEGEWRCDVCCITNKPAAVKCAACQTPNPNAKSTDDHAPTETKSSQFSFKFGTDPTQSSTSSSAGFPACTDSLAVQFAPKEGEWRCDVCCITNKPAIVKCAACQTPNPNAKSTDDQAPTEAKNSPFTFKFGVDSTSTPAGSSGFSGFSGFGASMPSSFTFGTTKPVDVPDNAFSGFGSGFGKKPEKWTCEKCSTKNDTSTDTCSSCKAAKESTKAATPPQLSETKSSPAPVAKKDIDLATQFGKKPGQWDCDTCLVRNEASAAACASCSAPNPTPFEARFAKKEGEWDCDTCLLRNNPSAQKCVACQAPNPNAKESTKTSTAAPSASSFSFSFKSKSPSNQPPSSGFTFGSTGSSFQFGQSKDKESLTPSFKFEAPQTSSSTTTSSGFSFSMPAGGFKFGTQDMAKEDAKEPPSSSASSFLKSIADKHNEKETATTEPAQKTNTLNFPDFSKTSSGSFNFGEKDSKEITATEQDQNPLISGQTNAFSFADLAKSSSGSFQFGEKDPNFKGFTRAGEQLFTSFQATPSKTETAKEGDDDGMYKTEENDDIQFEPVVQMPDKVDLVTGEEDEELLYSQRVKLFRFDADISQWKERGVGVLKFLKNSSNGRLRILMRREQVLKVCANHWITTTMNLKPLAGSDKAWMWLANDFADGDARLEQLAAKFKTVELAQEFKQKFEECQRLLLDIPLQTPHKLVDTGRTAHLIKKAEEMKSGLKDLKFFLTDDKVKLKDEEAEDSLVIKSQSETTGPALEWDNYDLREDALDDTTETSVYTSPTASSPLRKNLFCFGEASSGFSFNFQPLISPSKSPAKLNQSGASVGTDDDDGAQEDERDGQYFEPVCTLPELVEPSTGEENEQVVFCYRAKLYRYDVNQWKEKGIGDLKILQNLTTKRVRLIMRRDQVLKLCANHWITPTMKLEPMKGAERAWIWFAMDFAEEVDGKIEQLAVRFKLQDTAKTFKQVFDEAKIAQDNEDLMTPVTPLDTSTTTTSTTPSKSDAAVCGKAAIAILEETTKEKSKPCPETSLSESQTSSTSITKTVMSPPKFVFGSDSIQKIFGSPKSTSITAESITTKAKGFGLTPAAASGGPTFKIPDNAPPVAEDGRAGSDEDSDVEIVYVKEPTAEQAALAKKLQLPLTFFCYKNDPGYVSDESEDDETYETAVKALNGKLYLDAPQKQAAAAGDEADCVFVWEKKPTPEEEQRALSLQLPPHFFCGISPDSDTDHDKNEDFETEVRKAQQALDAQLQGVTKENKTSGPPLQPSEEHVSSSTEPTIVPPVCEEQTAEQPKETQSEPPPISTTSSSSSTPIDLSTKKSLEPDTDKDTAAVQGETPLFGFSTLSGFSFADLAKNTDGFAFGKTDSNFSWANAGATVFGSATTTASKSAGENDEDNEEEEAPNNVDIHFEPIVSLPEVETKSGEEDEEILFKERTKLYRWDRDLGQWKERGVGDIKILYHPVKHYYRVLMRRDQILKVCANHTITKGMELKPMNVSANALVWIATDYSEGEGAVEQLAAKFKTAEITESFRKTFCECQTRIGEDGENSVSTPHMSRVQEHSRESNPQVFLCVEADGQNLGTITIELFSHIVPKTAENFRALCTGEMGLGLKGSIFHRVIPDFMCQGGDITNSDGTGGKSIYGDKFEDENFDVKHTGPGILSMANRGRDTNNSQFFITLKKAEHLDFKHVAFGWVRDGMNVVQKMGELGTKGGVPAKKLIITDCGQF, from the exons ATGCGGAGGAGTAAAATCGAAGTAGACCGTTACGTTTCTTCGGTGCAGAGCTCTTCGCCTTCTCTCAAAGAG AAACCAGTGAAGGGGTTCCTGTttgcaaagttgtattttgaagcAAAGGAATATGAGCTTGCAAAAAG GCACGTTTCAGAGTATCTCAAAATCCAAGAGAGGGATCCAAAAGCACACAAATTCCTTGGACAGCTTTATGAACGTGAGGGCAATGTCAGCAAAGCAGTGGGGTGCTACAAA CGCTCAGTGGACTTGAATCCAGCACAGAAGGACTTGGTTTTGAAAGTTGCAGAGCTGCTTGTCAGTCATGAGGACTGTGGTAGCAGAGCAGAGTTCTGGGTTGAAAAGGCAGCAAAGTTACATCCAGGAAGCCCTGCTGTTTTCAACCTCAAG GAGCGGCTGTTAAGTCGTCAGGGGCAACCAGGATGGAACTGCCTCTTTGACCTGCTGCAGGCTGAGCTCGCATTGCGTCCCGGAGACTCTCACGTCAACGTGAAAATTGTTCAGCTTTTCTGCCAAGATGGACGCTTGGATGAGGCTGTCAGGCACTGTCTGGCTGCTGAGAAGAGGGTCATCCTGCGCCACAGCCTGGACTGGAACAGTGTGGTGGTGCAGACGCTTAAG GAGTATTTGGCTCAGCCAGCAGTCTCTGGAAATGAGAAGATGTGTCGTGGTCTCCAGAGCGAACTGCTGCTGTCTCTGTGCAGCCTCCTGAGGATCACATTGTCGAACAGCGGCCTGCAGCCCTGCCTCGATGCGCTCAAAAA TTTTGACCAGGCTATGCAGGAGCTGAGCAGCATCGCACCGCGGTACGCAGACGATCTCTTTGATGTGTTTTTGGAGATGAAGGGTCACTTGTACCTGTACGCTGCTACATTGCTCCTCAAAATGGCCCAGGAGAGACAACAAACCTGGAGGGCAGTGGTGCATTTGGCTGCTCTGTGCTACCTACTGGCGTACCAG GCTATCAGaccaaagcccaaaatcaccAAACGAGACCAAGCAGCCCCCCAGTTCTTGGAGCTTGTGGCCAGTGACCGTCAGAGTCAGGCAGGACACATGCTGCTCAACCTCAGCGCAGACCCCTCCATTCTGATACATGAG GTAGTGGAAGCCTTTGGAAACCGCAGTGGTCAGGAGTCTCTGTTTGAACTCCTGTTTGGACCACAAGCTTCCACAGCCTCTTCTTTTATCGCCAATGACAACATCCAATCCCTAACCGCCATGGTCCCAGAAAGCTCTCACCTGGCCAAGTGTGATAATG gATCCATACTGCTGCATGGTGGTGACTTGCAGCACCTGAGTTGGCTGGGGCTGCAGTGGACCCTTATGGCCCAAAGAGCAGACCTCAGAGACTGGCTTCAGCAGCTCTTTCCTAAACTTACCCTTGAAACTTCAAAACTGGACGCAaatgctcctgagtccatctgCTTGCTTGATCTGGAG GTGTTTGTGCATGGCGTGGTCTTCTGCAGTCACTGTCAGCTCCAGGAGACGGCCAGAATCAGTGCAGGAGTGGCCCAGCCTCAGTTCGAGCCACGCTGCCTCCCCCTACCCCTCATCCGCCTCCTCAGcactgacaggcagagggagtgGTGGGACGCCATCTACAGCCTCATCCACAAGAGGGCCGC ACCTAGTACGTCGGCCAAACTAAGGATGATTGTGCAGCACGGATTGAACACTCTGAGAGCTGGACAGAAACATGGACTACAGCCGGCACTGGCTATTCACTGGGCTAAAGTGCTCAGCCAAACG GGTGATGGCATAAACTCGTATTACGATCAGAAGGAGTACATCGGCCGCAGTGTGCACTATTGGAAGGTTGTATTGCTTTTATTGGACAAAATCAAACATCGCCGCAGCATCCCCGAACCTCTGGACCCTCTTTTCATTCACTTTCCATCTAAAGACATTCAG ATCTCATCTGTGAAACAGCTGGAGGAAGAAGCCCAAATTGGATTTGCTACACTTCTGGACATTGAGGGCAAAACTGAGGAAGCAATCGCCACCTTAGAAACTATCAACAATATATCATCCATTTGGCATCTGGCCCAG ATTTATCAGCGTCTGTCAGAGGAGGCCAGTAACGGGGTAGAGGAGACACAGGACAGATGCATAATGTTCTTGAGGAAATTCAGAGCCTATTTGTCCAAAATCTACAATGCCAACGCAGAGGATATTGACAAG TTGCCGGTGTCGATGGAGGAAGTGGTGGACCTCCTGAATGATGTGAACCAGCAGCTGGGTGACAGTGCAGAGGCcatggatgaagaggaggagaaggagccaGAGAGCAGAGGCCCAACGCACTCAAGTCCAGCTCACGCCAATGAAATCTCTGCTACAATCTCCCACATCAAGTTTTCAACGCCCTCACCAAACAAAAGCATTGTCTCTCCTTCCAAACGACACCTG attTCTCCCAAGACACCTCCTCATTGGGTGGAAGATCAGAAAATTCTTCTCCAGATGCTGTGTCAGCAAGTTGAAGCACTTAAG AATGAGGTCCATGATCTGCGACAAAATgcatcaggagcagtgagttCCCCTCATCAGAAACTCTACAGTGACTCTTATGGAGCAGAAGGGCTGCAGGAGTCCTTCACACCTGTGCAGTCCTACCATGGGGCCCCCCTCACAG ttgCCACCACAGGCCCTTCTGTCTACTACAACCAATCACCAGCATACAACTCTCAGTATCTCCTCCGCACTGCTGCAAATGTGACTCcaacaaag GGTCCCATGTATGGTATGAACCGAATGCCCCCTCAGCAGCACATGTATGCCTATCAGCCACCCACTCACACCCCTCCTCTGCAGGCCCCACCTCCATGCATGTACCCTCCTCAAGAGCAAGTATTCGGTGGTCCACTACGCTTTGAATCTCCTGCTACCAGCCTCCTATCCCCATATAGTGAAGAATATTTTGCCCAACAAACTGCTGCTAACCCAACCCTACCTGAGCCTGGCTACTTCACCAAACCAACTGTAGTCCCAGCCCAACCTCCAAAAAGCATAGAAGGAAAGCCAGTGGATTTTGGAAAGCTTTCATTTGGCCAGCAGGGACCTACTGAAGTGCCCAAAGTACCCAGTTTCGGCACAGGTGTTGTAACCCAGTCTACCCCATCACCTGCATTTAAATTCAACTCCAACTTTAAGTCAAATGATGGTGATTTTACCTTTTCTGCATCTCAAAACAAACATTCTGAAAGCTTGCTTGGTCTGCTAACTTCAGATCTACCCGCTAAAGCAGAAGACAAGCCTACAACCCAGGACCAGCCGTCTGCACaatcaaatatatttacttttggCAACAAGTGCACATCAGGTTTCTCTTTTGTTGATTCCGCTCAAACTGTAAGCACTGGGAATATATTTGGGAAGGTAGACCAGCCGTTTAAATTTGGAGAAGTGTCTAAACCTGTTTTTGGGGTGCCCCAGCAAGCAGCTGAAGATGCGAAAGAATCAGAAAGCGATAATGATAGTAGTCATGTTGAGGAAGATGACGATGGCCCACATTTTGAACCCATTGTACCGCTGCCAGACAAAGTAGATGTAAAAACTggtgaagaggatgaggaggagatatTTTGTAACAGGGCTAAGCTATTCAGATTTGACAATGAGACAAAAGaatggaaagaaagaggaatTGGTAATATTAAAATccttaaaaataacattaatggAAAGGTGCGTCTGCTCATGAGAAGAGAGCAagttctcaaaatctgtgccAACCACTACATTACCACTGATATGCTTTTAAAACCAAACTCTGGTTCTGACAAATCTTGGGTCTGGAACGCGATTGATTATGCTGATGAGGAGCCCAAACCGGAGCAGTTGGCAATTCGATTCAAAACTGTTGATGAAGCTGcacttttcaaatcaaaatttgaaGAGGCACAGAAAAGCATGCAGGAAACACAGGACGAGCAGTcgaagaaaaaggaagaaagcTCCCTAACTCCACACACTGACTCGCTAGCTGCGCAGTTTGCACCCAAAGAAGGGGAATGGAGATGCGATGTGTGCTGTATTACAAATAAACCAGCAGCTGTAAAGTGTGTCGCTTGTCAAACTCCAAATCCCAATGCAAAATCAACAGACGATTATGCTCTGACTGAGACCAAAAGCAGTCCGTTTTCATTCAAATTTGGAACGGACACAACTCAGTCTAGCATTTCAAGTTCAGCTGGCTTTCCTGCATGCAATGATTCACTGGCTGCGCAGTTTGCATCCAAAGAAGGGGAATGGAGATGCGATGTGTGCTGTATTACAAATAAACCAGCAGCTGTAAAATGTGCCGCTTGTCAAACTCCAAATCCTAATGCAAAATCAACAGATGATCATGCTCCAACTGAGACCAAAAGCAGTCAGTTTTCATTCAAATTTGGAACTGACCCAACTCAGTCTAGCACTTCAAGTTCAGCTGGGTTTCCTGCATGCACTGATTCACTGGCTGTGCAGTTTGCACCCAAAGAAGGGGAATGGAGATGTGATGTGTGCTGTATTACGAATAAACCAGCAATTGTAAAATGTGCTGCTTGTCAAACTCCTAACCCCAATGCAAAATCAACAGACGATCAAGCTCCCACCGAGGCCAAAAACAGcccatttacatttaaatttggtGTAGATTCAACCAGCACACCAGCAGGTTCATCAGGATTCTCTGGATTTAGTGGTTTTGGAGCGTCTATGCCATCATCTTTCACTTTTGGCACAACAAAGCCAGTCGATGTTCCAGATAATGCTTTTTCTGGTTTTGGTTCTGGATTTGGTAAAAAGCCAGAAAAGTGGACATGTGAGAAATGTTCCACCAAAAATGACACTTCCACTGATACCTGCTCTTCATGCAAAGCGGCAAAAGAGTCGACTAAGGCAGCTACACCCCCACAATTATCTGAAACAAAAAGTTCCCCTGCCCCTGTTGCAAAAAAGGACATTGATTTGGCAACACAGTTTGGCAAAAAGCCCGGTCAATGGGACTGCGATACTTGCCTTGTTCGAAATGAGGCCTCAGCTGCAGCATGCGCATCCTGCAGTGCACCTAATCCCACTCCGTTTGAAGCAAGGTTTGCCAAGAAGGAAGGAGAATGGGATTGCGACACTTGTCTTTTGAGAAATAACCCTTCAGCTCAAAAGTGTGTCGCCTGCCAAGCCCCGAATCCTAATGCAAAAGAAAGCACAAAAACTAGCACAGCTGCTCCTTCTGCATCTTcgtttagttttagtttcaaGTCAAAATCTCCGTCAAACCAGCCACCTTCCAGTGGATTTACGTTTGGGAGTACAGGTAGCTCCTTTCAGTTTGGTCAAAGCAAAGATAAAGAAAGCTTGACTCCATCTTTTAAATTTGAAGCCCCACAAACAAGCTCTAGCACTACTACTTCTTCAGGGTTCTCCTTTTCAATGCCAGCTGGGGGCTTTAAATTTGGGACTCAAGATATGGCAAAAGAGGATGCCAAGGAGCCACCAAGCAGCTCTGCATCTAGTTTCCTGAAAAGCATTGCAGACAAACATAATGAAAAAGAAACTGCTACAACAGAACCAGCACAAAAGACTAACACTTTGAATTTTCCTGATTTTTCTAAAACATCCAGTGGTAGTTTTAATTTTGGTGAAAAAGATTCTAAAGAGATAACTGCAACCGAACAAGATCAAAACCCACTCATATCTGGACAAACTAATGCCTTTAGTTTTGCAGATTTAGCCAAGTCCTCAAGTGGCAGCTTCCAATTTGGAGAGAAAGATCCAAATTTTAAAGGTTTCACCCGAGCTGGTGAGCAGTTGTTCACCTCTTTTCAAGCCACTCCCTCTAAAACAGAAACTGCAAAAGAGGGCGATGATGATGGCATGTACAAGACTGAAGAAAATGATGATATACAGTTTGAACCTGTAGTCCAAATGCCGGATAAAGTCGATTTGGTGACTGGTGAGGAAGATGAGGAGCTTCTGTACTCCCAGAGGGTAAAACTATTTAGATTTGATGCTGATATTAGCCAATGGAAAGAACGTGGCGTAGGCGTGCTGAAATTCCTCAAAAATAGCAGCAATGGTCGACTAAGGATTTTAATGCGAAGGGAGCAAGTGTTGAAAGTGTGTGCAAACCATTGGATCACCACAACGATGAATCTTAAGCCTCTAGCTGGATCAGACAAGGCATGGATGTGGCTGGCCAATGACTTTGCAGATGGAGATGCTAGGCTGGAGCAGCTAGCCGCCAAATTTAAAACTGTAGAGCTAGCGCAAGAGTTCAAGCAGAAATTTGAGGAGTGCCAGAGACTTTTGCTCGATATCCCATTGCAGACACCTCACAAACTTGTTGATACCGGAAGGACTGCACATCTTATCAAGAAAGCAGAAGAAATGAAGTCCGGGTTGAAggatttaaagttttttttgacAGATGACAAGGTGAAATTAAAAGacgaggaagcagaggatagtctTGTAATAAAATCTCAAAGCGAAACAACAGGACCAGCGCTTGAATGGGACAATTATGATCTAAGAGAAGACGCATTGGATGATACAACCGAAACATCAGTGTATACATCCCCCACTGCAAGTAGTCCATTGAGGAAAAACCTGTTCTGCTTTGGTGAGGCATCAAGCGGGTTTAGCTTCAATTTCCAGCCACTAATAAGTCCTTCAAAGTCTCCTGCTAAACTTAATCAAAGTGGAGCATCGGTGGGCACAGATGATGACGATGGAGCCCAAGAGGATGAGCGAGACGGACAATATTTTGAACCAGTCTGCACTCTGCCTGAACTGGTAGAGCCATCTACTGGTGAGGAGAATGAACAAGTAGTTTTCTGTTATCGAGCCAAACTTTATCGCTACGATGTGAACCAGTGGAAAGAAAAAGGCATTGGCGACCTCAAAATATTGCAGAATCTTACAACAAAACGTGTTAGACTCATAATGAGGCGAGACCAAGTCCTTAAGCTGTGTGCAAACCATTGGATAACACCGACAATGAAACTGGAGCCAATgaagggagcagagagggcctggATCTGGTTTGCTATGGATTTTGCTGAAGAGGTGGATGGTAAAATCGAGCAGCTAGCCGTAAGGTTTAAGCTACAAGACACGGCTAAAACCTTTAAACAGGTCTTTGATGAAGCTAAAATTGCACAGGATAACGAAGACTTGATGACACCAGTGACACCCTTagatacttctactactaccacttctactactCCATCCAAAAGTGATGCTGCAGTTTGTGGAAAGGCAGCCATCGCAATACTGGAAGAAACTACAAAAGAGAAGAGCAAACCATGTCCTGAGACGAGCCTATCTGAGAGCCAGACGAGTTCAACCAGCATAACCAAAACGGTCATGTCTCCACCCAAGTTTGTGTTCGGATCAGACAGCATACAAAAGATATTCGGCTCACCAAAATCCACTTCGATCACTGCAGAATCCATAACTACCAAAGCTAAAGGTTTTGGACTAACCCCAGCAGCAGCATCAGGGGGACCAACATTCAAGATACCAGATAACG CACCTCCAGTGGCAGAAGACGGACGTGCAGGTTCAGACGAGGACTCGGATGTGGAGATTGTGTATGTGAAAGAGCCTACTGCTGAACAGGCAGCTTTGGCCAAAAAACTCCAACTCCCACTCACTTTCTTCTGCTACAAGAATGACCCGGGCTACGTCAGCGATGAGTCAGAAGATG ATGAGACGTACGAGACAGCAGTGAAGGCTTTAAACGGGAAGCTCTACCTAGATGCTCCACAGAAACAGGCTGCGGCTGCTGGAGATG AAGCagactgtgtgtttgtgtgggagaAAAAGCCCAccccagaggaggagcagagggcacTGAGTCTGCAGCTGCCCCCCCACTTCTTCTGTGGAATCAGCCCAGACAGCGACACAGACCACGACAAAAATGAAGACTTTGAGACAGAGGTCCGCAAGGCTCAGCAAGCCCTG GACGCACAGTTACAAGGCGTTACAAAGGAAAACAAGACAAGTGGGCCTCCTCTTCAACCCTCAGAGGAGCACGTGTCAAGTAGCACAGAGCCCACCATAGTGCCCCCTGTCTGCGAGGAGCAGACTGCAGAACAGCCCAAAGAGACGCAAAGTGAACCTCCTCCcatcagcaccaccagcagcagcagcagcaccccCATCGACCTGTCCACCAAGAAAAGCTTAGAGCCAGATACAGATAAGGACACTGCAGCCGTTCAGG GTGAAACTCCTTTGTTTGGCTTCAGCACATTGAGCGGCTTTTCGTTTGCAGATTTGGCCAAAAACACAGATGGGTTTGCATTTGGAAAAACAG attcaaACTTCTCCTGGGCCAATGCAGGAGCCACTGTTTTTGGGTCTGCCACCACAACAGCGTCAAAATCTGCTGGTGAAAATGATGAAGAtaatgaagaagaggaggctcCTAATAATGTGGACATTCACTTTGAGCCAATTGTGTCACTGCCAGAG GTGGAGACTAAGTCcggggaggaggatgaggagatcCTGTTTAAGGAACGGACCAAGCTGTACCGCTGGGACAGAGACCTGGGGCAGTGGAAGGAGCGCGGGGTGGGTGACATCAAAATCCTGTACCACCCTGTTAAACACTACTACAGGGTTCTGATGAGACGAGACCAAATCCTCAAGGTCTGTGCCAACCACACCATCACCAAGGGTATGGAACTCAAACCCATGAACGTATCGGCCAACGCTCTCGTCTGGATCGCCACCGACTACTCTG agGGAGAGGGTGCTGTCGAGCAGCTGGCCGCTaagttcaaaactgcagagatCACAGAGTCTTTCAGGAAGACTTTCTGTGAGTGTCAGACTCGAATCGGAGAGGATGGGGAGAACTCTGTGTCCACTCCGCACATGTCCCGTGTCCAGGAGCACTCGCGGGAATCGAACCCTCAGGTGTTCCTCTGTGTGGAGGCCGATGGACAGAACCTGGGCACTATTACCATAGAACTGTTCTCTCACATTGTCCCAAAAACAGCAGAGAACTTCAGGGCTCTGTGTACTGGCGAGATGGGCTTGGGGCTAAAGGGCTCCATCTTCCACAGAGTCATACCGGACTTCATGTGCCAG ggTGGTGATATAACCAATAGCGATGGCACTGGTGGAAAATCCATCTATGGCGACAAATTTGAGGATGAGAACTTTGATGTCAAACACACTGGCCCGGGGATCCTGTCCATGGCAAACCGAGGCCGCGACACAAACAACTCCCAGTTCTTCATCACGTTGAAGAAAGCGGAGCATCTGGACTTTAAACATGTGGCCTTTGGATGGGTCCGGGACGGCATGAATGTGGTACAGAAGATGGGCGAGCTTGGCACAAAGGGGGGTGTCCCAGCTAAAAAACTAATCATAACCGACTGTGGACAGTTCTAA